One genomic window of Camelina sativa cultivar DH55 chromosome 5, Cs, whole genome shotgun sequence includes the following:
- the LOC104749366 gene encoding probable phosphoinositide phosphatase SAC9 (The sequence of the model RefSeq protein was modified relative to this genomic sequence to represent the inferred CDS: added 37 bases not found in genome assembly), with product MDLHPPGGSKKTSIVVVTLDSGEVYIIASLLSKADTQVIYIDPTTGILRYSGKPGLDNFKSEREALDYITNGSRGGVRSSVYGRAILGYAVLGSFGMLLVATRLNPSIPDLPGGGCVYTVAESQWVKIPLYNPQPQGKGEIKNIQELTELDIDGKHYFCDTRDITRPFPSRMPLQSPDDEFVWNRWLSVPFRNIGLPEHCVILLQGFAEYRPFGSSGQLEGIVALMARRSRLHPGTRYLARGINSCSGTGNEVECEQLVWIPKRHGQSIAFNSYIWRRGTIPIWWGAELKMTAAEAEIYVASKDPYKGSTEYYQRLSKRYDTRNLDAPVGENQKKRAFVPIVCVNLLRSGEGKSECILVQHFEESMNFIRSSGKLPHTRVHLINYDWHASVKLKGEQQTIEGLWMYLKSPTMAIGISEGDYLPSRQRLKDCRGEVICIDDIEGAFCLRSHQNGVIRFNCADSLDRTNAASFFGGLQVFVEQCRRLGISLDTDLGYGYNSANNHGGYSAPLPPGWEKRADAVTGKSYYIDHNTKTTTWSHPCPDKPWKRLDMKFEEFKRSTILSPVSELADLFLQQGDIHATLYTGSKAMHSQILNIFSEESGAFKQFSAAQKNMKITLQRRYKNAMVDSSRQKQLEMFLGMRLFKHLPSIPVQPLHVLSRPSGFFLKPVPSMSESSNDGSSLLSIKRKDVTWLCPQAADIVELFIYLSEPCHVCQLLLTISHGADDLTSPSTVDVRTGRHIEDLKLVVEGASIPRCANGTNLLISLPGPISSEDMAVTGAGARLHEKDTSSLSLLYDFEELEGQLDFLTRVVAVTFYPAGSVRIPMTLGQIEVLGISLPWKGMFTCERTGGRLAELARKPDEDEIPFSPSSDLNPFAAKSSQTETVSTPVHQKDPFPGNLLDLLTGEDSSSDPFPQPVVDSVASGDNDMLDFLDQAVVEYRGSETVPGGSVPQDKRPKESGVHLYINCLKSLAGPNMGKKLEFVEAMKLEIERLRLNISAAERDRALLSIGIDPATINPNSSYDELYIGRLCRIANALAVMGQASLEDKIIASIGLGKLENNVIDFWNISGIGEGCDGGMCQVRAEVSKSPVGFSTKSSGGESGSVFLCFQCMKKACKFCCAGKGALLLSKSYSRDTANGGGSLTDMSATSIGSDHYICKKCCSSIVLEALIVDYVRVMVSLRRSCRVDTAGREALNEVFGSNIKNHLAVRGHPSPNREDFNFLRQILGQEESLAEFPYASFLHKVETGTDSAPFFSLLTPVNLASSNAYWKAPPSANSVEAVIVLNSLSDVSSVILLVSPCGYSDADAPTVQIWASSDINKEARTLMGKWDVQSLIRSSPELYGPENSGRAPRHIKFAFKNPVRCRIIWVLLRLPRLGSSSVSLDKNINLLSLDENPFAPIPRRASFGATIENDPCLHAKRILVTGNIVSNKTLASLQSVESMSVRNWLDRAPRLNRFLIPLEVERPMENDLVLELYLQPGSPLAAGFRLDAFNAIKPRVTHSPSSDVDIWDPANIIMEDRQVSPAVLYIQVSVLQEQYKMVTIAEYRLPEARVGTQMYFDFPKQTQASRVSFKLLGDVAAFSDDPAEADDLSGRASPFAAGLSLANRIKLYYYADPYEVGKWASLSAV from the exons ATGGATCTGCATCCACCAG GTGGTTCAAAGAAGACATCTATAGTGGTTGTCACTTTAGACTCTGGTGAAGTCTACATCATTGCAAGTCTGTTATCTAAGGCTGATACTCAAGTTATCTATATAGATCCTACGACTGGTATCTTACGGTATAGTGGGAAGCCTGGTCTTGATAACTTTAAGTCAGAGCGTGAAGCGCTAGATTATATCACGAATGGATCAAGAGGAGGTGTTAGAAGCTCAGTTTATGGTAGGGCAATACTCGGTTATGCTGTGTTGGGCAGCTTTGGGATGCTTCTTGTTGCAACCAGGCTAAATCCAAGTATTCCTGATTTGCCTGGTGGAGGATGTGTATATACTGTCGCTGAGAGCCAATGGGTCAAAATACCACTTTACAATCCACAGCCTCAAGGAAAAGGTGAGATCAAGAATATTCAGGAGTTGACAGAGCTTGACATCGACGGCAAGCACTACTTCTGTGATACTAGGGACATCACTCGGCCCTTCCCAAGCCGTATGCCACTGCAATCCCCTGATGATGAATTCGTGTGGAATAGATGGTTATCCGTGCCGTTTAGAAATATTGGGCTGCCTGAACACTGTGTCATTCTTCTGCAG GGGTTTGCAGAATATCGACCTTTTGGGAGCTCAGGTCAGCTAGAAGGGATTGTTGCTCTAATGGCCCGTCGTAGCAGACTGCATCCAGGGACTCGTTACCTAGCTAGGGGCATTAATTCATGTTCTGGCACAG GTAACGAAGTTGAGTGTGAGCAGCTTGTATGGATACCTAAAAGGCATGGTCAAAGCATTGCTTTCAACTCGTACATTTGGCGACGTGGCACCATACCAATATGGTGGGGTGCAGAATTGAAGATGACTGCAGCAGAAGCAGAAATTTATGTGGCAAGTAAGGATCCTTATAAGGGCAGTACGGAGTATTACCAAAGATTAAGCAAGCGATATGATACTAGGAATTTAGATGCACCAGTTGGGGAAAACCAGAAGAAAAGGGCGTTTGTTCCTATAGTGTGTGTTAACTTGCTAAGAAGTGGAGAAGGGAAATCAGAATGTATCTTAGTACAGCATTTTGAAGAATCAATGAACTTTATCAGATCCAGTGGAAAGCTTCCTCATACTCGTGTTCACCTGATAAATTATGATTGGCATGCCAGCGTTAAATTAAAGGGGGAACAGCAAACCATTGAAGGATTGTGGATGTATCTAAAATCTCCCACTATGGCAATAGGAATTTCTGAAGGTGACTATTTGCCTTCACGTCAAAGACTAAAAGATTGCAGAGGTGAGGTAATCTGTATTGATGATATTGAAGGTGCCTTCTGTTTGAGATCACATCAAAATGGGGTAATACGCTTTAACTGCGCTGATTCTTTGGATCGAACAAATGCGGCTAGTTTTTTTGGTGGTCTTCAAGTGTTTGTAGAGCAATGTAGAAGGCTGGGAATATCACTTGATACTGATCTTGGATATGGTTATAATTCTGCTAACAATCACGGGGGATATAGTGCTCCTCTTCCACCGGGATGGGAAAAAAGAGCTGATGCAGTAACTGGAAAATCGTATTATATAGATCACAATACAAAGACAACAACATGGAGCCATCCATGTCCTGATAAACCATGGAAACGACTTGACATGAAGTTTGAGGAATTTAAGAGATCAACTATTTTATCTCCTGTGTCTGAGCTTGCTGATCTTTTTCTGCAACAAGGTGATATCCATGCAACCCTCTATACTGGCTCGAAAGCTATGCACAGCCAaattctcaacatcttcagcgaAGAATCAGGAGCGTTTAAACAGTTTTCTGCTGCACAGAAGAACATGAAAATTACGCTACAGAGAAGATATAAAAATGCTATGGTTGATAGTTCACGGCAAAAGCAGCTGGAGATGTTTCTGGGAATGAGGCTTTTCAAGCATCTTCCATCAATTCCTGTTCAGCCTTTACAT GTACTTTCTCGACCATCTGGTTTCTTTCTGAAACCTGTACCTAGCATGTCCGAAAGTTCCAATGATGGGTCCAGTCTGCTGAGTATCAAGAGGAAGGACGTAACTTGG CTATGTCCACAAGCTGCAGATATTGTTGAATTATTTATCTATCTCAGTGAGCCTTGCCATGTATGTCAACTTCTATTGACCATATCACACGGTGCGGATGATTTGACAAGTCCATCCACTGTGGACGTGAGAACTGGACGCCACATAGAGGACCTTAAATTAGTTGTTGAG GGTGCTTCGATACCACGCTGCGCGAATGGGACAAATCTTCTGATATCCTTACCAGGGCCAATTAGTTCTGAGGATATGGCTGTTACTGGAGCTGGTGCACGTCTTCATGAAAAAGATACGTCAAGTCTTTCACTGTTGTATGATTTTGAAGAACTAGAAGGACAGTTGGATTTCTTAACCCGTGTAGTTGCGGTTACATTTTATCCGGCTGGTTCTGTTAGAATTCCTATGACTCTTGGTCAG ATAGAAGTCCTTGGAATTTCTCTTCCATGGAAAGGAATGTTTACTTGCGAACGTACTGGAGGAAGATTAGCTGAACTTGCAAGGAAACCAGATGAGGATGAGATTCCTTTTTCACCTTCTTCTGACTTGAATCCGTTTGCAGCAAAATCTTCACAAACTGAAACTGTCTCCACACCCGTACATCAGAAAGATCCTTTTCCCGGTAATCTGCTTGACCTTTTAACAGGAGAGGACTCGTCTTCTGACCCCTTCCCACAACCAGTGGTGGACTCTGTTGCAAGTGGAGACAATGACATGCTTGATTTCTTAGACCAAGCAGTGGTTGAATATCGCGGCTCTGAAACTGTTCCTGGTGGATCTGTCCCACAAGATAAAAGGCCCAAAGAAAGTGGTGTTCATCTGTACATAAATTGTCTAAAGTCTCTTGCAGGTCCAAACATG GGGAAGAAGCTTGAGTTTGTAGAAGCTATGAAGCTGGAAATTGAACGTCTACGTCTCAATATATCAGCAGCAGAAAGAGATAGGGCACTGTTATCTATTGGAATTGATCCGGCTACCATTAATCCAAACTCTTCATACGACGAGTTATATATTGGAAGATTATGCAGAATAGCAAATGCACTTGCAGTTATGGGCCAGGCTTCTCTTGAAGATAAAATCATAGCTTCTATTGGTCTAGGGAAGCTAGAAAATAATGTGATAGATTTCTGGAACATATCCGGAATTGGTGAGGGTTGTGATGGTGGAATGTGTCAAGTCCGAGCCGAGGTCAGTAAAAGTCCAGTTGGGTTTTCTACCAAGAGTTCAGGAGGAGAGTCAGGCTCAGTGTTCTTATGTTTCCAATGTATGAAAAAAGCTTGCAAGTTTTGTTGTGCTGGAAAAG GAGCTCTTCTGCTTTCAAAATCCTACTCCAGGGACACTGCGAATGGAGGTGGAAGTCTTACAGATATGTCTGCTACTTCGATAGGTTCAGATCATTACATTTGTAAAAAATGCTGCAGTTCGATAGTGCTTGAAGCCTTGATTGTAGATTATGTAAGAGTCATGGTCAGCTTGCGAAGAAGTTGTCGTGTTGATACTGCTGGTCGGGAAGCTCTGAACGAGGTCTTTGGATCTAACATCAAAAATCATCTTGCTGTTAGAGGTCACCCTTCTCCTAATCGAGAAGACTTTAATTTCCTTCGTCAAATTCTGGGTCAAGAGGAGTCACTTGCTGAGTTCCCATATGCAAGCTTCTTACACAAa GTCGAAACTGGAACTGATTCGGCACCATTTTTCTCATTGCTGACCCCTGTGAATCTTGCTTCAAGTAATGCCTACTGGAAAGCTCCTCCTTCTGCAAACTCTGTTGAAGCTGTCATCGTTCTCAATAGCCTTTCAGATGTCAGCAGTGTGATTCTACTCGTTAGTCCATGTGGTTACTCTGATGCTGATGCTCCTACC GTCCAAATTTGGGCGAGCAGCGACATAAATAAGGAAGCAC TAGATCTTCGCCTGAGTTGTATGGTCCTGAAAATTCTGGTAGAGCTCCTAGGCATATAAAATTTGCTTTCAAGAATCCTGTTCGTTGCCGCATAATATGGGTATTACTGCGTCTTCCTCGGCTTGGATCTAGCTCAGTTAGTTTGGACAAAAACATTAATCTCTTGTCTTTGGATGAGAACCCTTTTGCTCCGATCCCTCGCCGTGCCTCTTTTGGAGCAACCATTGAGAATGACCCATGTCTTCATGCAAAACGCATCTTGGTCACTGGAAACATCGTGAGTAACAAAACGCTTGCATCATTACAAAGTGTTGAGAGCATGAGTGTAAGAAACTGGCTGGACAGAGCCCCACGTCTGAATAGATTCCTG ATACCACTAGAGGTTGAGAGACCAATGGAGAATGATCTAGTCTTGGAACTTTATCTGCAACCTGGTTCACCTTTAGCAGCTGGATTCCGTTTAGATGCTTTTAACGCCATAAAGCCTCGTGTGACCCACTCGCCTTCTTCAGATGTTGACATTTGGGACCCGGCAAATATCATAATGGAAGACAGACAAGTGTCTCCAGCCGTCTTGTATATACAAGTATCTGTTCTTCAG GAACAATACAAAATGGTGACAATCGCGGAATATAGATTGCCTGAGGCAAGAGTTGGAACACAGATGTATTTCGATTTCCCTAAACAGACTCAAGCAAGCAGAGTTTCGTTTAAGCTGCTTGGAGATGTAGCAGCTTTTTCAGATGATCCCGCAGAGGCTGATGACTTGAGCGGCCGGGCATCTCCATTTGCTGCAGGACTGTCGTTAGCAAACAGGATTAAGCTATATTACTATGCGGATCCTTATGAAGTAGGCAAATGGGCTAGCCTTTCAGCTGTCTGA
- the LOC104788231 gene encoding uncharacterized protein LOC104788231, translating into MFPLCSAASCHYHSQILLPGNWRGCSSFRRELIHRYSSGDNAFLGISNGTHLQKSFLPQATGSFFIDTIEKIEQPVSTFGSLCQNELDRVNCMVYDMSEAVVVSDEGLTSVENGEDVSPVEAVVTDVSPVESLSAETLTEKTSSLVESVESGTKSTVDISPDSSVSLPDTLDLNPGSLPDSKASFDDFSSGVKESFSSSLPDAKASIDDFSSGVKDSFSSSLPDAKASIDDFSSGVKESFSSSLNEGENALKNTLDSFSSSVTSITKNASEVVDSAFNRAFSTLDQTGDIAEDKFSSFSTGLKEASNRAAVIAIDLLRQSVGIAESSVTNGVSFVVYSYGSAKELLPPNVKSALNSSEDVALKVLSPVGAVLQQVSVAIGGLERNLGLDPDDPIIHLFLFVGTTGTFWVLYRVWTYGGYAGDLSPKSTLELLTSREKSVLVDVRPEALREKDGIPDLRRTARFRYSSVTLPEVDGAVKRLLKGGNEVEDILTAVIIKNLKAVQDRSKVIVMDADGTRSKGIARALRKVGIKKPYLVQGGFRSWVKEGIRVKELKPETTLTILNEEAEAILEDINPSPLQLVGVSVGFFAGLYALFEWEKTLQLIAVIGLSLTVYLRLSSYDDSEDFKEDVRLLFAPVKLGAQAFSWAAGKLETNGVGLPTSPSSSDVRSRVLQAAAKHESKPSDETSESLQDDDASSSLSSPEEALNNVDVSEA; encoded by the exons ATGTTTCCCCTGTGCTCAGCCGCAAGCTGCCATTACCATTCTCAG ATTTTATTGCCTGGCAATTGGCGAGGCTGTTCTTCCTTTAGGAGAGAGTTGATTCACAGATACAGTTCTGGTGATAATGCCTTCCTTGGTATCTCTAATGGTACACACCTGCAGAAGAGTTTCTTACCTCAAGCCACTGGGAGTTTCTTTATCGATACTATCGAGAAAATAGAACAACCAGTATCAACATTTGGAAGTTTGTGCCAGAATGAGTTGGACAGAGTAAACTGCATGGTTTATGACATGAGTGAAGCTGTTGTAGTGAGTGATGAGGGACTGACATCTGTAGAAAATGGGGAAGATGTTTCCCCTGTTGAAGCTGTTGTAACAGATGTTTCCCCCGTTGAAAGCCTTTCTGCTGAGACTTTAACCGAAAAGACCAGTAGCCTTGTAGAGTCGGTTGAGTCAGGAACCAAATCTACTGTTGATATATCTCCTGATAGTTCAGTCTCTCTTCCGGATACACTAGATCTGAATCCAGGATCACTTCCTGATTCGAAAGCTAGCTTTGATGATTTTTCTTCTGGTGTTAAAGAGTCTTTCAGTTCTTCACTTCCTGATGCGAAAGCTAGCATTGATGACTTTTCTTCTGGTGTCAAAGACTCTTTCAGTTCTTCACTTCCTGATGCGAAAGCTAgcattgatgatttttcttctGGTGTCAAGGAGTCCTTTAGCTCATCACTTAACGAAGGAGAGAATGCTTTAAAGAACACTTTGGATTCCTTTTCCTCGTCTGTGACATCCATTACAAAGAATGCTTCTGAAGTTGTAGATAGTGCATTTAACAGAGCATTTTCTACACTAGACCAAACAGGAGATATAGCTGAAGACaagttttcaagtttttctACTGGCTTGAAGGAAGCTTCAAACAGAGCAGCTGTTATTGCCATTGATCTGTTGAGGCAATCAGTTGGTATTGCAGAGAGTTCTGTAACAAATGGAGTTTCGTTTGTTGTGTACTCTTATGGGTCAGCAAAAGAATTACTTCCTCCAAATGTCAAGAGTGCTCTTAACTCGTCAGAAGATGTTGCTCTAAAAGTATTGAGTCCCGTGGGAGCTGTGTTGCAGCAG GTATCTGTTGCCATTGGAGGTTTGGAGAGAAATTTGGGTTTGGATCCAGATGACCCAATCAttcacctttttcttttcgtaGGCACCACAGGAACCTTTTG GGTTCTATATCGGGTTTGGACATATGGTGGATATGCTGGAGATTTGTCTCCAAAGTCAACTCTGGAGCTTTTAACATCAAGAGAAAAGTCAGTGCTTGTAGATGTCAGGCCTGAA GCcttgagagagaaagatggaATCCCTGATCTGCGGAGAACCGCTCGTTTTCGATATTCTAGCGTGACACTGCCTGAG GTTGACGGTGCTGTTAAACGGCTACTGAAAGGTGGAAATGAAGTTGAAGATATCTTGACAGCAGTAATCATCAAAAACTTGAAAGCAGTTCAG GACAGGTCCAAGGTTATTGTTATGGATGCTGATGGAACTCGTTCGAAGGGTATTGCAAGAGCTTTGAGAAAAGTTGGGATTAAG AAACCATACTTGGTGCAAGGTGGGTTTAGATCATGGGTTAAGGAAGGTATTCGTGTAAAAGAGTTGAAACCTGAGACAACACTTACCATCCTCAACGAG GAAGCTGAGGCGATTCTTGAGGACATAAATCCTTCTCCGTTGCAGCTAGTTGGAGTTAGTGTG GGGTTTTTCGCAGgattgtatgctttgtttg AATGGGAGAAAACTCTGCAACTCATAGCTGTCATTGGCCTCAGTCTG ACGGTATATTTACGACTTTCTTCATATGATGACTCCGAAGACTTCAAGGAAGACGTCAG gCTGCTGTTTGCTCCAGTGAAACTCGGAGCTCAGGCTTTCTCATGGGCTGCAGGAAAGCTTGAGACAAATGGTGTTGGCCTGCCAACTTCACCTTCTTCCTCAGATGTTCGAAGCCGTGTTTTGCAAGCTGCTGCTAAGCATGAATCTAAGCCCTCTGATGAAACTTCTGAAAGTCTCCAAGATGatgatgcatcatcatcattatcatcaccaGAAGAAGCTTTGAACAACGTTGATGTCTCAGAAGCGTAA
- the LOC104788233 gene encoding mitogen-activated protein kinase 10-like has protein sequence MEPSNDAETMETQGEVTTNGVLPLSPMLVTDEHAPGNLSHDGRYIQYSLFQTYIFKLTAKYQPPITPIGRGASGIVCSAMNSETNEKVAIKKITHAFDNLIEAKRTLREIKLLRHFDHENIVGIRDVIVPAQRDSFEDVYIVYEFMEHDLFGVLTSEQELTKDHCMFFMYQILRGLKYIHSANVLHRDLKPSNLLLTTQCDLKICDFGLARSTPESHEMTEYVVTRWYRAPELLLGTSDYTAAIDVWSVGCIFMEMMNRKTLFPGKDQVHQLRLHLELLGTPTEEDLELFSENAKRYIRHLSKHPRQSFSEIFPNVPPLAIDLVEKMLTFDPRKRISVKEALAHPYLSSLHDPSDEPECMMPFTSDLEESSLTEEQVKELIYCEALAFNPEHQP, from the exons atggaaCCCTCTAATGATGCTGAGACGATGGAAACTCAAGGCGAGGTTACTACTAACGGTGTTTTGCCGTTGTCTCCAATGCTCGTGACTGATGAGCATGCTCCGGGGAATCTCAGCCATGACGGAAGATATATTCAATACAGCCTCTTTCAGACTTATATCTTTAAACTCACCGCAAAGTATCAGCCACCGATTACGCCTATTGGCAGAGGTGCTTCTGGTATCGTTTG tTCGGCTATGAACTCAGAGACCAATGAGAAGGTGGCAATCAAGAAAATAACGCATGCATTTGATAACCTAATCGAAGCAAAGAGAACTCTCCGTGAAATCAAGCTTCTTCGTCACTTCGACCATGAAAAC aTTGTTGGAATCAGAGACGTAATCGTGCCTGCTCAGAGAGATTCATTCGAAGATGTTTACATTGTGTATGAATTCATGGAGCATGACCTTTTTGGAGTCTTAACATCCGAACAAGAACTAACCAAAGATCATTGcatg tTTTTCATGTATCAAATCCTGCGTGGATTGAAGTACATTCATTCGGCTAATGTGCTACATAGAGATTTAAAACCGAGCAATCTCCTCTTGACTACACAGTGTGACTTAAAGATCTGTGATTTCGGGCTTGCTCGTTCAACTCCTGAGAGTCATGAAATGACTGAGTATGTTGTCACAAGGTGGTACCGTGCACCCGAGCTTCTGTTGGGCACTTCTGATTACACCGCAGCAATAGATGTTTGGTCCGTTGGCTGTATCTTCATGGAAATGATGAACCGCAAAACGCTCTTCCCCGGTAAAGATCAAGTTCATCAGCTTCGTTTGCATCTGGAG CTCCTAGGCACTCCAACTGAAGAAGACCTTGAATTGTTCAGTGAAAACGCTAAGCGTTACATACGGCACCTTTCTAAGCATCCTCGCCAATCTTTCTCTGAGATATTCCCGAATGTGCCTCCTTTGGCAATAGACTTGGTGGAGAAGATGTTAACctttgacccaagaaagagaATCTCAG TTAAAGAAGCGCTTGCTCATCCATACCTTAGCTCGTTGCACGACCCTAGCGATGAACCAGAGTGCATGATGCCCTTCACTTCCGATTTAGAGGAAAGTTCACTCACAGAGGAGCAGGTTAAGGAGTTGATCTACTGTGAAGCCCTAGCTTTCAATCCTGAGCACCAGCCATAA
- the LOC104788232 gene encoding protein FAM133B produces MGKNQAYKAMQRSRVGSSSAQPDEVEDGMVDGSFHTPEWHAARLASLKTTHTITWEEYKQKQKEEEMKKGELEADTDKLMREYRAQLDAERALKLSKGRNYSSDKSRKDKKDRDSKKKRSKKRKHYSSSESSSSSDEDESRRSRSSSKRSKKEKKHKSSRDKHSSKSKDETDGPVPLSKFFGNLKN; encoded by the exons ATGGGGAAGAATCAAGCTTACAAGGCTATGCAGAGATCTAGGGTTGGCTCCAGCTCAGCTCAACCCGATGAGGTTGAAGACGGAATG GTGGATGGTTCATTTCATACACCAGAGTGGCATGCGGCTCGTTTGGCTAGCCTTAAGACGACACATACAATTACATGGGAAGAGTATAAGCAGAAGCAAAAG gaagaagaaatgaaaaaggGAGAACTTGAAGCAGATACCGATAAACTGATGCGTGAGTATAGAGCTCAGCTGGATGCAGAAAGGGCGTTGAAACTCTCTAAGGGAAGGAACTACTCTAGCGATAAGTCCCGAAAAG ATAAGAAAGATAGagattcaaagaagaagagaagcaaaaagagaaag CACTATTCGTCCTCAGAGTCATCATCTAgtagtgatgaagatgaatctAGAAGATCAAGATCGAGTTCTAAAAGatcaaagaaggagaagaagcacaAGTCCAGCAGAGACAAACACTCTAGCAAAAGTAAAGACGAAACCGACGGCCCTGTACCACTCTCTAAATTCTTTGGCAATCTGAAGAACTGA